One window of Streptomyces sp. SUK 48 genomic DNA carries:
- the lysS gene encoding lysine--tRNA ligase, giving the protein MPIVAQSTETTDWVSRFADEVIEESERRAPGKATSLATAPVVVVASGLSPSGPIHLGNLREVMTPHLVADEIRRRGHQVRHLISWDDYDRYRKVPAGIAGVDESWAEHIGKPLTSVPAPKGSAFPNWAEHFKAAMVESLAEMGVEFDGISQTAQYTSGVYREQILHAMKHRGDIDAILEQYRTKPKAKKQQQKAVDEAELEAEEGSGAAAEDDGSAGGAGYFPYKPYCGDCGKDLTTVTSYDDDTTELSYVCTACSFTETVRLSEFNRGKLVWKVDWPMRWAYEGVIFEPSGVDHSSPGSSFQVGGQIVGIFGGEQPIGPMYAFVGISGMAKMSSSRGGVPTPGDALKIMEPQLLRWLYARRRPNQSFKIAFDQEIQRLYDEWDKLAAKVADGSALPGDVAAYTRAVGTAAAELPRTPRPLPYRTLASVADITAGHEDQALRILSELDPDSPLSSLAEARPRYDKAEAWINTHVPADQRTIVREEPDAELLKSLDEASQRSLRLLLDGLAEHWSLDGLTHLVYGVPKVQAGFSADATPKELPPEIKTAQRTFFALLYQLLVGRDTGPRLPTLLLAVGQERVRALLGQ; this is encoded by the coding sequence CTACCGCTCCGGTGGTCGTCGTCGCGTCCGGCCTCTCCCCGTCGGGCCCCATCCACCTGGGCAACCTGCGCGAGGTCATGACCCCGCACCTGGTCGCCGACGAGATCCGCCGCCGCGGTCACCAGGTCCGGCACCTGATCTCCTGGGACGACTACGACCGCTACCGCAAGGTCCCCGCGGGCATCGCGGGCGTCGACGAGTCCTGGGCCGAGCACATCGGCAAGCCGCTGACCTCGGTGCCGGCCCCGAAGGGCTCGGCGTTCCCGAACTGGGCGGAGCACTTCAAGGCCGCGATGGTCGAGTCGCTGGCCGAGATGGGCGTCGAGTTCGACGGCATCAGCCAGACCGCGCAGTACACCTCGGGCGTCTACCGCGAGCAGATCCTGCACGCCATGAAGCACCGCGGCGACATCGACGCGATTCTCGAGCAGTACCGCACCAAGCCCAAGGCCAAGAAGCAGCAGCAGAAGGCCGTGGACGAGGCCGAGCTGGAGGCCGAGGAGGGCTCCGGCGCGGCGGCCGAGGACGACGGCTCCGCGGGCGGCGCCGGCTACTTCCCGTACAAGCCGTACTGCGGCGACTGCGGCAAGGACCTGACGACGGTCACCTCCTACGACGACGACACCACCGAGCTGTCGTACGTCTGCACCGCGTGCTCCTTCACCGAGACCGTCCGGCTGAGCGAGTTCAACCGCGGCAAGCTGGTCTGGAAGGTCGACTGGCCGATGCGCTGGGCCTACGAGGGCGTGATCTTCGAGCCGAGCGGTGTCGACCACTCCTCGCCGGGGTCGTCCTTCCAGGTGGGCGGCCAGATCGTCGGCATCTTCGGCGGCGAGCAGCCCATCGGCCCGATGTACGCGTTCGTCGGCATCTCCGGCATGGCCAAGATGTCGTCCTCGCGCGGTGGCGTGCCCACCCCGGGCGACGCGCTGAAGATCATGGAGCCGCAGCTGCTGCGCTGGCTGTACGCCCGCCGCCGGCCCAACCAGTCCTTCAAGATCGCCTTCGACCAGGAGATCCAGCGGCTCTACGACGAGTGGGACAAGCTCGCCGCCAAGGTCGCCGATGGTTCGGCGCTGCCGGGTGACGTGGCCGCGTACACCCGCGCGGTCGGCACGGCCGCCGCCGAGCTGCCGAGGACGCCGCGCCCGCTGCCGTACCGCACGCTCGCGTCCGTCGCCGACATCACGGCCGGGCACGAGGACCAGGCGCTGCGCATCCTCTCCGAGCTGGACCCTGACAGCCCGCTGTCCTCGCTCGCGGAGGCGCGGCCGCGCTACGACAAGGCCGAGGCGTGGATCAACACGCACGTGCCCGCCGACCAGCGGACCATCGTGCGCGAGGAGCCGGACGCCGAACTGCTGAAGTCGCTGGACGAGGCGTCCCAGCGCTCGCTGCGGCTGCTGCTCGACGGCCTCGCCGAGCACTGGTCGCTGGACGGCCTGACGCACCTCGTCTACGGCGTGCCGAAGGTGCAGGCCGGGTTCTCGGCGGACGCGACGCCCAAGGAGCTGCCGCCGGAGATCAAGACCGCCCAGCGGACGTTCTTCGCGCTGCTGTACCAGCTGCTGGTGGGCCGCGACACCGGTCCCCGGCTGCCCACGCTGCTGCTCGCCGTCGGGCAGGAGCGGGTGCGGGCGCTGCTCGGGCAGTGA